The sequence GGAGAACGGCGCGGTGCTGAAGGCCCGCAGCCTGATCCTCTCCACCGGCGCCCGCTGGCGCGCGCTCGGCGTGCCGGGCGAGCAGGACTATCGCAACAAGGGCGTGGCCTATTGCCCGCACTGCGACGGCCCGCTGTTCAAGGGCAAGCGCGTCGCCGTGATCGGCGGCGGCAATTCGGGTGTGGAGGCAGCGATCGACCTGGCCGGCATCGTCGGCCACGTCACGCTGATCGAGTTCGACAGCCAGCTGCGCGCCGACCAGGTGCTGCAGGACAAGCTGCGTTCCATGCCCAATGTCGATATCCTGGTGAACGCCCAGACCACCGAGATCACTGGCGACGGCAACAAGGTGGGTGGCCTCACCTACAAGGACCGGGTCACCGGCGAAGAACGCAAGGTCGCGCTGGAAGGCGTGTTCGTGCAGATCGGCCTGGTGCCCAACACCGAGTGGCTGGAAGACAGCGGCATTGAGCTGAGCCAGCATCGCGAGATCGTGATCGACGGCAAGGGCGCGACCAACCTGCCCGGCGTGTTCGCCGCGGGCGACTGCACCACGGTGCCTTACAAGCAGATCGTGGTGGCCATGGGCGCAGGCTCCAAGGCGGCGCTGTCCGCCTTCGATTACCTGATCCGCACCAGCACCACGCAGGAACTGGTCGAAGCCGCCTGATCCGGCCGCTTCCGGCACCGCAGACAAGGGCCCGCTCCTGCATCGGCAGGGGCGGGCCTTTTGTCATGCAGCGAACCCATTGCGGCCAAACGTTCGAAAAATCAGGCAGTCGATTAATGATTGCCAACTAATCGATTGGACTAATGACAATGGCGAGTGCACCTTCTCCGCCGACGAGTCGAATTCACGAGAGGAGAATATCAACATGGACGCTAAGACTGGTTCTATTTCGGGCGGTTGCCCGTTTCACGGCGATGGCGGCACCCGCAGCCTGCTCGGCCGTACCAACCGCGACTGGTGGCCTGACGCGCTGCAGCTCGACATCCTCAAGGAGGACGGTCGCCGCGCCGATCCCTACGATCCGGATTTCGACTATGCCGAGGCGTTCAACGCCGTCGACTACAAGCAGCTGAAGGCCGACCTGACCGCGCTGATGACCGACAGCCAGGACTGGTGGCCGGCTGACTATGGCCACTACGGCCCGTTCTTCATCCGCATGGCCTGGCACGCTGCCGGCACCTATCGCACCGGTGACGGTCGCGGCGGTTCCTCCAGCGGCCAGCAGCGTTTCGCCCCGCTCAACTCGTGGCCGGATAACGGCAACCTCGACAAGGCCCGTCGCCTGCTGTGGCCGATCAAGCAGAAGTACGGCAAGAACATCAGCTGGGCCGACCTGTTCATCCTCACCGGCAATGTCGCCATCGAATCGATGGGTGGCCCGGTGTTCGGCTTCGGCGGCGGCCGCAAGGACGTCTTCGAGCCGGAAATGGTCTACTGGGGCACCGAGGACAAGTGGGTCAACGAAGGCGTTGAAACCCGCATCATCCCGGAAGAAGGCAAGGCGCTGGATAACCCGCTCGCGGCGATCCAGATGGGCCTGATCTACGTCAACCCGGAAGGCCCGGGCGGCAACCCGCACGATCCCGAGGGCATGGCTCGCGACATGCGCGAAACCTTCGCCCGCATGGCCATGAACGACGAGGAAACCGTTGCCCTGACCGCTGGCGGCCACGCCTTCGGCAAGGCCCACGGTGCTGCCCCGTCCGACACCTTCGGCGACGCGCCGGAAGGCGAGCGGCTGGAGCTGATGGGCTTCGGCTGGCTGACCGACGCCGACGAAATCGCCAAGGGCCACATCACCACTTCGGGCATCGAAGGCGCCTGGACTCCGAACCCCACCGAGTGGGGCAACGACTACTTCCGCCTGCTGTTCAAGTATGAATACGAGCTGGTGCAGAGCCCGGCCGGTGCCAACCAGTGGCAGCCGATCAACCCGGATCCGGAAGACATGGCGCCTGACGCGCGCGATCCTTCCAAGAAGGTTCCGACGATGATGACCACCGCCGACATGGCGCTGAAGCGCGACCCGGAATATCGCAAGATTTCCGAGAAGTTCCTCAACGACCAGGCGGCGCTGGACGATGCCTTCGCCCGCGCGTGGTTCAAGCTGACCCACCGCGACATGGGCCCGAAGGTCCGCTACATGGGCCCCGAAGTCCCCGCGGAAGACCTGATCTGGCAGGATCCGGTGCCCGCCGGCACCACCCCGTCGGACAGCGATGTCGCGGCCTTCAAGTCGGCCGTGCTGGATAGCGGCCTGACCGTCTCCGAACTGGTCAAGGCGGCCTGGGCTTCGGCCTCGACCTACCGCAATTCCGACCATCGCGGCGGCGCCAACGGTGCCCGCGTGCGCCTGGCCCCGCAGAAGGACTGGGCGGTCAACGATCCGGACGAGCTGGGCAAGGTGCTGGCCAAGCTGGACGAACTGCGCGGCAACCTGTCGATGGCCGATGCCATCGTGCTGGCTGGCGCTGCGGCCGTCGAGAAGGCGGCCAAGGACGGCGGCCACGATGTCAGCGTGAACGTCACCACCGGCCGCGGCGATGCCGGCGAAGAGCACACCGATGCCGAGAGCTTCGAACCGCTCGAGCCGTTCGCTGACGGTTTCCGCAACTACCTGAAGACCAAGGCTTCGGTGAAGACCGAGGAAATGCTGATCGACCGTGCCCATCTGCTCGGCCTCTCGATCCCCGAGATGACCGCGCTGGTCGGCGGCATGCGGGCGCTGGGTGCTGTCACCAAGCACGCTGCGCACGGCAACAAGATCGGCGTGCTCACCGAACGTCCGGGCGTGCTGTCGAACGACTTCTTCGCGAACCTGCTCGATATGGGCACCGTCTGGGAAGTGGTCGATGACAGCGGCGACGAGGAATTCGTCGGCAAGGACCGTAAGTCCGGTGCCGAGAAGTGGCACGCGACCCGGACCGACCTAGTCTTCGGCTCCAACTCGCAGCTGCGGGCGATCGCCGAAGTCTTCGCCGAGAACGGCGGCGAGGCAAAGTTCGTCGAGACCTTCGTGTCCGCCTGGACCAAGGTGATGGACGCGGATCGCTTCGACCTGCGTTGCGCCAAGTACCACAAGTAATC is a genomic window of Aurantiacibacter sp. MUD11 containing:
- the katG gene encoding catalase/peroxidase HPI encodes the protein MDAKTGSISGGCPFHGDGGTRSLLGRTNRDWWPDALQLDILKEDGRRADPYDPDFDYAEAFNAVDYKQLKADLTALMTDSQDWWPADYGHYGPFFIRMAWHAAGTYRTGDGRGGSSSGQQRFAPLNSWPDNGNLDKARRLLWPIKQKYGKNISWADLFILTGNVAIESMGGPVFGFGGGRKDVFEPEMVYWGTEDKWVNEGVETRIIPEEGKALDNPLAAIQMGLIYVNPEGPGGNPHDPEGMARDMRETFARMAMNDEETVALTAGGHAFGKAHGAAPSDTFGDAPEGERLELMGFGWLTDADEIAKGHITTSGIEGAWTPNPTEWGNDYFRLLFKYEYELVQSPAGANQWQPINPDPEDMAPDARDPSKKVPTMMTTADMALKRDPEYRKISEKFLNDQAALDDAFARAWFKLTHRDMGPKVRYMGPEVPAEDLIWQDPVPAGTTPSDSDVAAFKSAVLDSGLTVSELVKAAWASASTYRNSDHRGGANGARVRLAPQKDWAVNDPDELGKVLAKLDELRGNLSMADAIVLAGAAAVEKAAKDGGHDVSVNVTTGRGDAGEEHTDAESFEPLEPFADGFRNYLKTKASVKTEEMLIDRAHLLGLSIPEMTALVGGMRALGAVTKHAAHGNKIGVLTERPGVLSNDFFANLLDMGTVWEVVDDSGDEEFVGKDRKSGAEKWHATRTDLVFGSNSQLRAIAEVFAENGGEAKFVETFVSAWTKVMDADRFDLRCAKYHK